The DNA sequence ACCCATATCCAACCTCGAGCAATAAAACGGATTTGAGTATACAGTCAATCTTGCGGGCGCGCAATAAGGTCGCCGGTCGCGTATTGCGGGGCTGCTGCCGGACGAGCGGTTTGTCCGCCGGGCGGAAATTTCAGGCCAAAATCAGGAACGCGCCTTCCGGTCCGGTTTCCACCCTGCCGGTTGAGCCGCTGCCGGACTTGCCGACCGCGACGTTTTTGATCAAATACACTTCGTCGGCAAGATGAATTCCGGGCAGGTTACGCAGATGCGCGTGCACGAAATCGGTCATTTCCACGACCTTTTCCATTCCGAAGTCGCCCGGCAGGATCATTCTGCAGTTCCCGCCTTCTCCTTGCAGCTTTTGGACGGGAAGATGCTCCACGTACATCTGCCAGTGGCACCGGTACGAAAAATCCCGGACCGCGGCTTCGTTTTCGAGCACAATCGCGGGCACCTTTTCGAATCCGGCAAGGGAAGGCGCCGGGCGGTTGTCGATTACGGCCGCAAGGGTTTTGTCCTTGCAGACTGTCCACCATTTGAGTTTGATGGGAGCCATTTCAACCTCTTTGAAACGGGACGAGATTAACCGCCGCCGCGCCGCATGTCAACAATCGATGTCCATAGCGCGCATCGCGCAAATCCCTGTCGGCAGGACTGAAAGCAACCGATTCACGCGAAAAAGCCCCGCCCTGAAGCGGGGCTCGTAGTAGTCGGGAAGAGCAATGTTGCTAATACCTGTTCGGATCGCTGAGTTTGGCTCCGGTCCACAGCTTCTTGCGTTGCTGCTCCATTACCATATCGAAATACTCGGGATCGAGCGACTTGATTATCCAGTTGCCGAACCGCCTGTCGAAGGTGCGTTTGCCGTACAGGTTGTACTGCGAAGAGACAAGCCTGAATGTCGGGAAAATTTCGTTCTCGATAAGATCCTTTACGAGCTGGATGTCGCTGTCGGTGAACCAAAATTCGAATCGGTACTCGTACGCGTTGGGCACCCGGCGGTATTCGAAGCTGTATTCCGGCTTGATCGCCCAAATCCAGTCGTCGGTGTAATGGAACGTTATCGGATTGATGCCGCCGCCGTACTGGTTGTCGCCCTCTTCCGGCTCGCCGCGGTAGTGCTCCACGTTCTTGCGCTGGCGCTCGATGATCCGCTGAATCTGGTCAACGCCGAATTCGAAGTAAACGGTTTCGGGCCAAGTGTCCAGAAGTTCCTTGTAATAGCGGTTCTCCATATGAAAGCCTTCGAAGTACGCGAACACCAGAACCTGTCCGGGCTCCGGCGTGTAGTAGGCGTACTTGTCGATCAGCCACTGGATGTCGCCTGGATCGTTTAGGCCGTATTCGTCAATAACAGCCTGAATAAAATCCTTGACCATCTCGCGGGTGAATAGGTAACCGTACACGGTGTACCCCATTTCCTTGTCGTGTACCAGCTGAAAACGTTGGGACGGGTACTGCAACAATGCTTCGCGGTAATCGATCATTGTGCGCGACGGCATCGCGGGATAGAAGTCGTCGACCGTAAGTCCGGCCGCGATTGCGCCGCCCGCCATCGCCACCACGAATAGCACCGCCAAGGTAAGCGTTCTCATCATCCGCTCCTGTGGGAAAGCAAAACTTGAGTCGGGTAATAATAGCACGATTATTCGCGAATGCAAAGCGCCCGGTGCGAGGCCAAACAAGTGCCGCCAAGCCTGTCGGCGAGCCGCCGCGCCGGGTTATCAACATTACCGGTTTTAGCCCTCTTGGGCGGCGCGTTCCCCGCGCTGCTTGCAGCCGGGAAACAGCCGGAATTTCTCCGCTGACCGGCTAGTGCTGCTCTACCTCCAGGGTTCCCTTGCCAAACTTGTTGACAAACGATGTTCCGCCGTCCGGCCAGTTAACCGAAAGACTGACCGGCTTTTCGCCCTTCGGGATGCCGAAGTGCACCGCTCCGGCGTAGCTTGACAGATATCCGCTTCCGGCCTGAACCTCGCGAACAATCTTGCCGCCGCCGGACAGCTCCAGCTTCAGCCTTGCGCCGACGCCGAATGTGTTGGGCGCCTTGCCTTTCAGCGATACCCACAGATTCGTGCCGAGGCCGGAATCCTTTTCCGCAAATGCGACCTGGGGCTTGCCGTTGCTTGCGGATACGACGAAATCGGGCCGGGCGTCTCCGTTGAAATCCGCCGGAACGACGCCGCGGCCCTCCCAGTGCATCGAAATCCCCGATTCGTCGCGGTCGAGCGCCCTGAAAGTGCAATCGCCGTTTCCCAGAAGAAGCACTCCGTATCCGGCGTTCCAGCGCCCGGTCTCGCACTGCGGCAGCTCGAAATTGTTCGCGATGTAACAGTCCAGGTTTCCATCCAGGTCGAAATCCGCGACACCGATTCCGAACGCGGGAGCCCACTGGGCCATCGGCGGAAGTTCCTTGGCGATGAAGTTGCCCGCCCCGTCGTTGATAAGGATCATCGAGCGCATTTCTTCGGCATCATAGCGTTCGGCGGCTTTGTCGGCTGGCCCGTAAATGTCCTCCCAAGTGGCGTCGGCGAAGCTCGCCCAGGTCGGGAATTTTTCCGGGATATAGCTTATCGCGTATCCGCTGCAGCTTCGACCTCGGCCGGGCAGCATGCAGCCGTCCTTGCGGTATTTCACTTCGACGACGTCGCGCGTGCCGTTCTTGTCGAAATCGTCGCAAATCACCGTCCAGGGCTTATCGGAGCTCGGGTGGTATTTGACGTTTTGTCCCCAGTTCCCGGCCACTATGTCAAGGTCGCCGTCGTTGTCGAAATCGCCTATGCCGAGGCTCGTCCACATTCCTGACGGCCCGGCGTCCGCGAACTTGGCGAGCTTTCCGTCGTCGTTTTTCCAAATTTGCACATGGCCGAACTCGGTCGCGAGAATCAAGTCCTGCCTGCCGTCGCCGTCTATGTCCGCAAACTGGGCTTCCGAAACGAGAGCGGGCGACTGCATCAAAGCGGGCGCGAGCTTTTCTATTCCGAAGTCGAGTTTGCCGTCTCCCAAATTTTCGAAAACGTACGACGGGACGGGCTTGGCAAACTTGTACGGCCACAGCCTTCCTGCGACGAAAACATCCAAATCGCCGTCGCGGTCTATGTCCGATGCCACTGCCGAACCCGAGGATACCCTGGTTTCCGGCACGTTCATCTTTTTCCAACCATCGGGCTTGTTCAAGTAAAAGTTGCTTCTCATTTCGGGGCTTGTGGGTTCTGCTTCGAAACTTCCGCTTGAGACGAACAGATCCAACCTTCCGTCTCCGTCTGCATCGAAGCAAAGCGGCGCCATTTCCTCCGTGCCTTTCGGAATAAAATCTTCCGGCAGGGGCGATTCCGCGAAATTACCTTTCCCGTCGCCATTGAAAAACGCGCCCTTCTGGCCCGCCGGGCCGGCGAAATAAACATCCAAAAATCCGTCTCCATTGAAATCTGCGACGCTTACCCCGGTTCCCAGCGTGCTTCGCTGGTTGGGCAAGAGCGGCTCCGCGGCGAATTCCTTTTCGAGAGTGTCGCTTTCCTTTTGCTCCCATTGCAGGTCGGTTTGCACGAACATCGGTTTGGGCTTAATTTCCATCCATTCCGGAAGATTCGTTCCCTTGTATACCGTGTGCCTTTTGTTGGCCGGCAAGTCCGTAAACGTTTCGTACGTCCCATCGGGCCAGCGGACTTCCAGCTTGTCTATCTTTTCGTGCTCTCCCAGGCCCAAGTGAATCCTGGTGCTTTCGCCCGAGCCGAAGCCGCGTCCGATTATCACCTCTTGAGTAAAAACGTCCTCGCCGCAATACGCCCAAACGCGGGCGCCGACGGCGGTTGTATTCGGCGGATCCTGCTTCAAATCGAGCTGGACAAGATTGCCGCTTTCCAGGTCGTTCCTCCAGATAGCGGCCTCGGCGTTTGTTTGGTTTACAACTATATCGGGATCGCCGTCGCCGTCGAGGTCGGTGATTACGCACCCTCCGCCGACTGCGCCGTCCTTGATTCCCCAGTTGTCTTCTGGGCTTTTGTATTTTAACGGCTCCGCCGCGGTGAACACGGCGTCGTTGTGCAGCAGCGGCGGCACATGCTCGACGAATTCCAGCTTCGCCTCCATGCTGCCGAGCGATTCGATTTTG is a window from the bacterium genome containing:
- a CDS encoding VCBS repeat-containing protein, whose protein sequence is MRGIASALVLSIALFVFAFACAPGEEEEAAMQSGGRGLARKPTKSGKFESFDLAERTPAAQPGFTRVSGADCGITFANKAVRKDWLVDIGLDQAVAASGVAAGDYDGDGDIDLYFCGLDTPSRLYRNDGGWKFTDVTAESGEGLDGKGYPAFSASFFDIDGDADLDLYVGNRIDPNLLFVNDGKGHFTEEAGMRGLAFDYATASTAVLDAERDGDLDLYIANYRAPHFFTNEPVPDKMTGRWAPEYGRFELDPQFQDKWYLDEANKYRLKPDPDLLMINDGKGNFTNGTDKAGITGYSWSFNALACDFNDDGYTDLYVNGDFDTADHYWINNGDGTFTNRNKDMLRRTPWFSMGSDAGDLNGDGRMDIFAGDMLARDYKEARKQSGDMYAFRYELINFKPQQLMRNCMYLNRGQGWMTEMAEYAGVQASDWTWSCRIADLDSSGIPEIFATTGHVSSTIDVDTANKIESLGSMEAKLEFVEHVPPLLHNDAVFTAAEPLKYKSPEDNWGIKDGAVGGGCVITDLDGDGDPDIVVNQTNAEAAIWRNDLESGNLVQLDLKQDPPNTTAVGARVWAYCGEDVFTQEVIIGRGFGSGESTRIHLGLGEHEKIDKLEVRWPDGTYETFTDLPANKRHTVYKGTNLPEWMEIKPKPMFVQTDLQWEQKESDTLEKEFAAEPLLPNQRSTLGTGVSVADFNGDGFLDVYFAGPAGQKGAFFNGDGKGNFAESPLPEDFIPKGTEEMAPLCFDADGDGRLDLFVSSGSFEAEPTSPEMRSNFYLNKPDGWKKMNVPETRVSSGSAVASDIDRDGDLDVFVAGRLWPYKFAKPVPSYVFENLGDGKLDFGIEKLAPALMQSPALVSEAQFADIDGDGRQDLILATEFGHVQIWKNDDGKLAKFADAGPSGMWTSLGIGDFDNDGDLDIVAGNWGQNVKYHPSSDKPWTVICDDFDKNGTRDVVEVKYRKDGCMLPGRGRSCSGYAISYIPEKFPTWASFADATWEDIYGPADKAAERYDAEEMRSMILINDGAGNFIAKELPPMAQWAPAFGIGVADFDLDGNLDCYIANNFELPQCETGRWNAGYGVLLLGNGDCTFRALDRDESGISMHWEGRGVVPADFNGDARPDFVVSASNGKPQVAFAEKDSGLGTNLWVSLKGKAPNTFGVGARLKLELSGGGKIVREVQAGSGYLSSYAGAVHFGIPKGEKPVSLSVNWPDGGTSFVNKFGKGTLEVEQH